CAAATCATAACATTCCAAGTCCATATATCCTTCTCCAACATTCCATCAAACAAGGCTCTAGACTCTTCAATGCAACCACACTTTGCATACATGTCAACCAAAGCAGTTCCAATCAGAACAGTTATTCGAAACCTCAAAGACTCAATAGTGGAATGAATAAACTTCCCAAACCCTAACAAACCCAAATTAGCAGAAGCAGAAAGCACAGTAACCAAAATAGCCTCATTAGGTTTTATCCCTTTCTCCCTCATCAACCTAAAACACTCCAACCCATCTTCCAAGTTCCCATTTTGAACATACCCCATTATCATAGTACTCCAAGAAACAACATCTCTCTCAGGCATTTCATCGAACATCTTCTCCGCAACAAAAACCTCACCTTTTCTAACCAAACCAGCTAACATAGAATTCCAAGTCACAACATCACTGCAAATACTATCTGTATCTTCCTCAAACACCTTCTTAGAACACTCCGTTGCATCAGAACACTCAAAGTAAAAATGAATAAGCGCGTTACGAACAAACACGTGGCGCACGTAACCGAGCTTGATCACATGACAATGAACCTGAACACCAGGTGTAAGCTTGAAATTTTCTTTTGTgcatgcattaagtaggaaagtGAATGTGTGTTGATTGGGTTTGAGGAAACGACGTCGCATTGAGGAGTAAAGTGAGAGTGAGTTCAAAGGAGATGAATTTGATTTGGCGTGACAACGAATGATGGAGTTGAATGCAAAAACGGTAGGGAATGAAATTGAGTTGAAAATGGAGAGGGAATAGTTGAGTGggaatttagagagagaaagtagagAGAGAATGTGAAAGATGAGACGGGATTGAGATTGGCCTGAAACGACGACGTGTGCAtgggtttgtttgatttggtgtAGTGAAGGTTTTTTTGGGAGAGAAGATAAAAGGGGTTTGATTTTGTTGGGAAACATAGACATAGGAGAAAGTTGTTAATGTTACTCTAATGGTGCAGCAAGAGTGTTTTGGTTGAACAAAAACAGTAGGGTGGCAGTGCTGGTGGTGGCCACCATCTCCGTTGGTCTGAGTTATGAATTATGATGGTGGAGAACACACGGAGCTGGCATATTTAGTTTTTTGTCATGTACTAGTCTATAGAGAGCTGAAAATGAGTCGAGTCGAATCTATGTTAGTTCGACTCGAAACTTGGTTCGAGTTCAATAAgaacttcttctttttttaactcGAGTTGCTCGTTTAGAGTTTACGAGCAGTTCGATTCAATTCGTTTGGAGTATTGTTTCTTTTACATGACTTATTTCTTTATGATGTGTTTTTAATGTAtgtatccaaattttttttggtaaaatcaCATTCATCCACTCTTTTACTTTCTTCCATAGGTAAAACACATGATAAAATTATACTCCCTCTCTCTATTctaaattataaagaaaaagacaaaaatcacacttattatgAAAATATGTGGGCgtatttgaaatatgtttttatggGATGGTGATCCTAGGGATTGGGGTCTTGGACGAGTGTGGGCGTATTTTCTGCCTTCTTATCTTGTTTTCgtctttttctttcttgttaGTCGTGTAGCAGTATTAGGATTTGGTGGCTCCTTGTCTATATTCAGGGACAAGCTTAAGAGTTTTCTATCTACaaattcattctattttttttctttactttgagGACTCAGTATttcttgtactttttttttgtcttagatgaagtggtaatccactaaaattaaactcacatataattgtAAGATCCTGAGTTCGAACCGGATATTTCTTGTACTCCCTTTAGCAGACTCTTTTACTATATATGTtctttcttatttatatttaattatatttgcattaaagaaaaaatgattttttttacaataaaaaaagatGATTGTTGATAATCATTAATGTAAGATCCCGAGTTCGAACCCGGGTACTTCTTGTACTCCCTTTAGCAGACTCTTTTACTATATATGTtctttcttatttatatttaattatatttgcattaaaaaaaaagatgagtTTTAAGTTCCATGtcattttctttaaattaaaaaaacaaaattaaaacatagaagggaccaacttgaaacataaaataaacataaaagaccaacttaaaacctaaaataaacataagggaccaacttaaaacttaaaatttgacGGGAGGGACTAACTATTACAACGGAAGAAAAGATAATGGATCAACTTGAACTTTTAAAAAACAAGGGATcaaattgaaaactaaaataaagatatgGGAGCAAAAGTATCGTTAAgccaattttatatataagaatttctTCTCCTATGTGTCCCCCACCCCGACATACACCCCCATCCACCCACCCACCCACTATGAGAGTTTGTAACTAAATTAATGTTGTTTGCCTTCATCCACCATTAAGAATAGAGTTTGACTTTGTCTGGCATTTGAGTTAAGGACTTATCTGCTATTTTGAATAATCTATTGTTTCTTTCAGTCAACATAACTCAAACACATAAAAGTCAGATGAGTTGCACGAAGGAACGTTGCGATTTTAGACCACCTACTGAGTAAATGAACTAGATAAAGTGATCGGAAAGGTACTGGGAGTCCACCGACGTAACACCAATCCACGATCAAACTAGcgcccaaagagaaccaaagaAGTTGCAAGAGAGGAACAAGTGCTGAGCTGATTCAACACCACCACATCCGAAAACACAAATATGAGCGACTGAAGTGCTAATTCCACGGGTtaccaaatttgtttttatttccaACATGTAACGAAAGAGTCTCcacccaaaaataaaaaccttAAGAGGAACCTGCTTATGTCAAAGTCGATCTTCAACTGCGTTCAAACTAGCTGGCTCCTGAGAAGTCAACAACTGATAAACACCACATAGTGAATAGCCTCTAACAGGATCAAGATGTCACTGCCACCTATCAGAGGAATGGTCCTGCAAAAAGATATTGTGAAGTAAAGAAGTCTGACACTCCCACAACTGTCTCCACCACTCTCATGCCTCCCCTCCGACTCCCCACTCTAAAGAAGATATCTCTGCTACCATCCTCAACTAATTCTCCGCTATAATTGAGTATGGGGGTATTTTCTGCATTCTtctattattttcttctttttctttcttgttggttGTGTAGTACTTTTAGGATTTAATTTGGTGGCTCCCAGTTTATTCACGACAAATTTAAGAGTTTTCTATCTACgaattcattctattttttttttctttacttagAAGACTAGTACTTCTTGCATTGTACTCCATTTAGTAGACTCTTTTGCTATAGATTTctcatttatatttaattatatttaccATTAAAGAAAACATCCTTGACaaccattaattttttattgtaaattattttgtttttatcttaattaaattattatgaaGTGATGTGTCTACATGCTTAGTTCTAAAAATTATGTAGATTTTACttcacaattatttatttttaacagaaacaatcattttttatcaaaaaaaaaaaaactgaaacaatcatttcttaaatttatttatattttagctAAACACTAGATTAACTTCACATAGAAGGTTACTCCCCCACTATTTTCCAAAGCCACACATAAAATCTAGATCTATCTTCGACATTTCTCATCGCTTTCTAAGTGAttaaagaaaaaaccaaaactttgtcaaaaaaaaagaaaaaaccaaaactAATAGAGAATCAGAAAACAAGTAGCACGTTAAACATTTTTATCAGAGCAACCCATCTATCAATGACCATTGACCTGACaagaatacaaaaaaattatactccctcctATCATTtttatagagtttaattgttgtgtattGTCAtctgtaaatttttttttacctatatATTCAATGATGTgctgccacatcatttaataaacaTGACACATTatatgtttttaaatatcatatatgatgtgtcgatatattattagattcatatataaaatagttttacactgacattacatataaattaaattcatttttataagagatattttacttttagatttatgaaataatttatgtatttgtctatattataaaccatatacattaattattgaatgaagATAAGTCAATtatctcttataaaaatgaccgaaATGAGTAGTTAATACTGATAGTTAGTATTTACAAACACACGTATACAATGAAGCACGCTATACACGTGTTACATAATTTACACTGCACAGCACACCAAATGGATTTGATTCCGATCTCTAacatcttttatttaattttaatagaataCTAGTAAGATACAAAGATGTGATTAGTTACtgcttttaaaataaataaaaaaattgacaaatatatatatatatatatatatatatatatatatatatatatatatatatatatatatatatatatatatatatattttttggtttacaatggggaaaaataaaaatatattttaataactatataattGAACCCTTAATAATTCAAGATTCAagagtaattaattaaaagaaatgaTCTCTTTTTAtattaactaaatttttttaaatttttcattttttttttgtgtggcaTGCTATTGTATAGTCTATTATTTGGACAACCTGAAATATAATACTATAAGCGGGTCTCCAAAGATAGAAAATCTTGTGGATATAGTGAAActtttttcttgaaaattgtttttaggTAAAAACTCTCATAGCCCCTACTCTTTCTATGAATGAAAGGTGCAAACTCTCTTGTGCTGGTTCAGTAAGGTGATATGAGGATATGGTGTCTGAATGCTTTAGGTTCTGGTTGACTGGTATCTCTTGATGAGATGATCTCTTAGTTTGCTGCTTGTCCTCTCCTGTTCTTTTTGTGGCTGCTCTGGATGGTTGCGGTAGATACTAATTTTTGGGAGtctttttatgcatttttagcTGGTTATTGTATTTTTGATCGATATTTCTATTACTATTGGTTTGTATTATGACTTTTCATTTATCcgttatatttattatatttgcgattaaaaaagataaatagaGATGCATTacttaagaaaaatatatgaaaagaatCTTACACTTGTCAAATCtgatattaatatatgaacTCCATGCAtgcaatttatatataataatttcttCTCCAACATCTTCACTTTCATAATCACTCACCATTTTCCAAAGGCAAAACCAATCTAGATCTATCTTCCCACATTTTTTCATCATTTTCCATTCCATGGCTTATCAAAAAGCCCTCTTAAAACTTGAAATCAAAGATATTGTTCTTGTAAAACCAACAAAATCCACCCCTTCTTGTTTACTTTCTCTCTCAACAATTGACAATAAAGCCTACAATGATGAAATATGCCAAACCATTCATGTATACCGATCATCAATTCATAATTCTCCTAATAATAGTTTCAACCCTTCTCATTTGATTAAACAAGCACTCTCAAAAtctttgttttattattatcctCTTgcaggtaatttttttttaacggcaaattAATGTTAATAGTTAGTTGTTAAAAATGTTAACTAAAGAAATTATTACGCtcggtatttttttttcttaaactgCGAAATCAACTACTATCTTCGTCTCATTTTATGACACTCATCACTTTAACTAAAtgtactatttatatattttgttttgaccgtatttttctaagagtatataaatataaatattatcatatatgatcttgtttgatttgtttcgataaatattttcaaaatatcaaatttttataatttttactaacagacaattaaagatattcgtaatcaaaatcaTGAGACGGAGGTAATACTTATCGGTCTGTCTTGCAGGTAGACTAGTGAAACATGCCGATGATGGAAAGCTTAGAGTCAAGTGCAATCCTAATGAAGAAAATTACGGTGTTCCGGTCTTGGAAGCAAATGCTAAATGCACCCTCTCTTCTCTTCATTACTTGGACAACACTGACACCGATATTGCGAAACATTTGATGCTTGATCTTCCTTCTCCTCACGATAAAACTTACCCTTTGGTGTTAATGGTGACGAAATTTCTTTGCGGAGGTTTCACCATTGGAATGGGAGTGTCACATGCACTTTGTGATGGATTTGGTGGATCTCAATTCTTCAAATCAATTGTTGAACTTGCAAGTGGAAGAATCGAGCCATCGGTGAAACCTGTGTGGGAAAGAGAGAGACTAGTTGGTTCGATAACTAAACAATCGTTTCAATCTCTCATCGATAAAGATTTAGCTGCATTTTCGCCTTTTCTTCAACCGAAaacaattattaaacaatatTGTTTTAAGATTGAAAGTGATGTGATAAAAAGACTCAAGATGAGTTTGATGAAAGAAAGTGAAAGTCATTCTAATATCACAACTTTTGAATCACTTGCTGCTTATGTGTGGAGATCAAAAGCAAGAGCGTTAAAACTTAGTCCCAATGGAAAAACAGTGTTGATTATGGAAGTTGGTATGAGAGGCAAAAACCTAAAGGATTATGAATATACACTTCCTGAAGGGTATTATGGGAATGCTATTGTTGATGCAGATCTTGTGTTAAATGTTAATGAGCTTAATGAAAAACCACTCTCTGAGATTGTTAAGCTCATTAAAGAGACTAAAAATGTTGCTTCCACAAttgattatgtgagaaaatcgATCGATACTATGGAGACGATAAGacaggaggaagaagaagaggaggaAGATTTGAA
This portion of the Trifolium pratense cultivar HEN17-A07 linkage group LG3, ARS_RC_1.1, whole genome shotgun sequence genome encodes:
- the LOC123916468 gene encoding pentatricopeptide repeat-containing protein At5g48910-like: MSMFPNKIKPLLSSLPKKPSLHQIKQTHAHVVVSGQSQSRLIFHILSLLSLSKFPLNYSLSIFNSISFPTVFAFNSIIRCHAKSNSSPLNSLSLYSSMRRRFLKPNQHTFTFLLNACTKENFKLTPGVQVHCHVIKLGYVRHVFVRNALIHFYFECSDATECSKKVFEEDTDSICSDVVTWNSMLAGLVRKGEVFVAEKMFDEMPERDVVSWSTMIMGYVQNGNLEDGLECFRLMREKGIKPNEAILVTVLSASANLGLLGFGKFIHSTIESLRFRITVLIGTALVDMYAKCGCIEESRALFDGMLEKDIWTWNVMICGLASHDRPKEAIGLFHEFIREGFSPVNVTFVGVLNACSRAGFVSEGRHYFKLMVDGYGIPPEMEHYGCMVDLLARAGLIDEAVRLIETMTVAPDPIMWATLLDACKIHGLVEMGENIGNKLLKLDPTHDGHYVQLSGIYAKARKWEDVVRVRRLMVERVSNKVAGWSLIEGDGRVHRFVAGDRDHDHSSDIYKMLEIIGLRITEAGYSPKHLTCVA
- the LOC123915096 gene encoding spermidine coumaroyl-CoA acyltransferase-like, which gives rise to MAYQKALLKLEIKDIVLVKPTKSTPSCLLSLSTIDNKAYNDEICQTIHVYRSSIHNSPNNSFNPSHLIKQALSKSLFYYYPLAGRLVKHADDGKLRVKCNPNEENYGVPVLEANAKCTLSSLHYLDNTDTDIAKHLMLDLPSPHDKTYPLVLMVTKFLCGGFTIGMGVSHALCDGFGGSQFFKSIVELASGRIEPSVKPVWERERLVGSITKQSFQSLIDKDLAAFSPFLQPKTIIKQYCFKIESDVIKRLKMSLMKESESHSNITTFESLAAYVWRSKARALKLSPNGKTVLIMEVGMRGKNLKDYEYTLPEGYYGNAIVDADLVLNVNELNEKPLSEIVKLIKETKNVASTIDYVRKSIDTMETIRQEEEEEEEDLNIDDAIMYVTDWKHLGFMESVDFEGYELSLLKSGDAPGLDTCIFMSQNKIDDPILGEGVRIFISLPVAAMPKFKEEIDALRFL